The stretch of DNA GGTCATTAAAATTTGGCAGGAGCTGGCCTTCAAATCTCTATTAGAAAAAACAACCTATTCACAAGTGGAAGAAACGAAAGCAGATATTTCCTTCATGCACTTATCAGAAATTACGACAGATCAACTTTCAGAAGAAATGGCTGTTCATCTGGAATTGTATGACGAGCAGTATCATACAGCTGATATGTTGGGTGTCGCTCTTGTTGATGACAAAAATGCGTTTTTTATGAAAGTTGAGGATGCGTTTGCATGTGAATCATTCCGTACCTGGCTGGCTGATGAGTCGAAAAAGAAACAATTGGTAGATTCCAAAGCGGCACTTGCAGCTTTCCATCGCAATGGGGTACTGCTCGATGGTGTTGAATTCGACTTTGTTCTTGCTGCCTATATTGTAAATCCAGGTATTACATCTGATGATGTAGCTGTGTTATCACGGGAGTTTGGTTACAGTGAAGTATTAACGAATGAGCAAGTGTATGGCAAAGGTGCTAAGAAATCAGTTCCTAGCGACGCCGAACTAGGAGAACATGTAGTTAGAAAAGCAATGGCCGTATGGAAACTGCGTAAAGTGATGGATGATCAGCTGAAAGAAAACGAGCAATATGAACTTTATCATGATTTGGAATTACCATTAGCTACAATCCTCGGGAAGATGGAGTCAGATGGTGTGAAAGTCGATCGTCAAACACTGGTGGATATCGGTGAGGATTTAGCCGGGAAGTTGACGGAGATTGAACAAACCATTTATCATGCAGCAGGTGAAAACTTCAATATTAATTCACCGAAACAACTAGGTGTGATCTTGTTTGAAAAACTTGGGCTTCCACCTCTTAAAAAAACGAAGACAGGATACTCAACGGCCGCAGACGTTTTGGAGAAATTGGAAGGGAAGCATGAAGTCATTTCCCATATCCTTTTGTATCGTCAGTTGGGCAAATTGCAGTCGACGTATATTGAAGGATTGTTGAAAGAAATTCACAAGGACGACGGCAAAATTCATACGAGATACCAGCAAGCATTGACGCAAACAGGCCGTTTGAGTTCTACGAATCCAAACTTACAGAACATTCCGGTGCGCTTGGAAGAAGGCCGGAAAATCAGAAAGGCATTTGTCCCATCCCAACCAGATTGGATTTTATTTGCGGCTGACTACTCTCAAATTGAGTTACGCGTTTTAGCACATATGTCTGATGACGAAGAGCTGATTGAAGCTTTCCAAAATGACCTGGACATTCATACTAAAACCGCAATGGATGTTTTCCATGTTGAAGCAGATGCCGTGACGTCAGATATGCGTCGCGCAGCTAAAGCAGTAAACTTCGGTATTGTTTACGGAATAAGTGACTACGGACTTTCTCAAAGCTTATCGATTTCCCGTAAAGAAGCGGCTGAGTTTATCGAGCGTTACCTGGAAAGCTTCCCAGGTGTGAAAACTTACATGGATGAAATTGTACTAGAAGCGAAGCAAAAGGGATTTGTCACGACCATTTTAAATAGAAGAAGGTACTTACCGGATATTATTAGCTCAAACTTTAACTTACGCGGCTTTGCTGAGCGCACGGCGATGAATACGCCGATCCAGGGAAGTGCTGCGGATATAATCAAAAAAGCAATGATAGATATGGCTGATCGTTTACAGAAAGAAAACTTGCAAGCGAAAATGCTTCTTCAAGTGCACGATGAATTGATTTTTGAAGCTCCTCAAGAAGAAATTGCGATTTTAGAAAAAATCGTACCTGAAGTAATGGAACACGCTATTGAATTAAAAGTGCCACTTAAAGTAGATTATGCATATGGTCCGACTTGGTACGATACGAAGTAAGGGGGCAAAATCATCATGCCTGAATTACCTGAAGTAGAGGGAGTCGTTAACTCCCTCAAACCGGTAGCTACCGGGAAGACCATTGAATCTGTTAAACTATCCGCCGTTCTAGAGGTTTCAAGACAGGCGGGAAAACAAGCCATTGTTAAAGGCTCAGAGCTTAAACACTTCAAGCAAGCACTCGAAAATGCTCAAATCACTCAGATCGTAAGAAGGTCTAAATATATTTATTTTCACTTACTAAAAGATCAACAAGATTTACTATTAGTAAATCATTTGGGAATGACCGGTGCATGGTTTTATGTCCAGGAAACTGCAGACATCACAGAAGATAAGTTCAGAAAACATATTCATGTCGTATTAACATTAGATGACGGCATGCTTTTGGTATATGCAGACATTCGGAGATTCGGCGAAATGCGTTTACTGGATTCAGAAGATCAATTTCCTCCATTATTGTTAATGGCACCCGAACCATTTGCGGAGTCCGCATTAAATCATTTTATTGATATGTCCTCGCTCTCTAAGTATCAAAATAAGTCCATAAAAGAAACAATCATGGATGGACAAGTTATTTCTGGATGTGGCAACATCTATGCCACTGAAGCTTTATTTCGAATGCAAATACATCCGGGCAGAAAAGTGAAGCGTATTAGTCAAAAAAGACTTATTCTCCTTTTTCAAACGATTGTCGATGTGTTGAACGAAAGCATATCTGCAGGAGGAAGCTCCATTTCAGATTATCGGAATATTAATGGGGAAGCAGGGGCCATGCAAAATCGCTTGTCCATGTATGGCAAGAAACAATGCCCTAATTGCTTGATTCCTACAAAACAAGTTGTACTTGGAGGACGAAACTCTTGGTATTGTCCTTCGTGTCAACGATAGAAGGATGGACAATAGATGATTATTGGATTAACAGGAAGTATTGCGAGTGGAAAAAGTACAATTTCAGCAATGTTAAAAGAAAAAGGCTATCCCATTATTGATGCGGATCTTGTAGCTCGAGTGGTCGTAGAACCTGGTACCGTAACATTGTCAGACATTGAATGCATATTTGGCAAAGGGGTAATGAATGAGGATGGCACATTAAACCGAGAAGCACTGGGGCAGCTCATTTTTCATGATCCAGCAAAAAGGAAACAGCTCAACGATTTGATGCATCCAGCCATTCGTGCAGAAATGCTGCGACAGAGAGATGAACTTTTTGAGAGTGGGGAAGAAACGTTGATTATGGATATCCCGCTTCTTTTTGAAAGTCGACTCCAACATTTTGTTGATAAAATACTGGTTGTCTCCGTAAAGGAAGAGATACAGCTACAGAGATTGATGCAGCGTAATTCGTTGTCTGAGGAAGAAGCTAAGGCAAGAATTCAGTCCCAATTACCACTTTCCGAAAAAGAAAACGGTGCGGATGCGGTCATATATAATAATGGGTCAATCGAACAATCAAAAGTTCAATTAGAGCGTATACTAGCTGAGTGGGACGTATAATGTCCCACTTTCTGAAAAATAGAACATTTCTACATTGCTAACAAAGTGTTTAACTTAGTTTAAAATGTGTTATACTAATTTCAGGTAAAAGATTAACAGTATAACATACTTGTAGGAGGATTTTTTATGTCAGCTTCTATCGCTATTAATGGATTTGGCCGTATTGGTCGTATGGTATTTCGCCAGGCAATTCTTCAAGATGATTTAAACGTGGTGGCAATTAATGCAAGTTATCCTGCTGAAACGTTAGCACATTTGATTAAGTATGACACAAATCATGGAACGTTTTCTGGTGACATTGTCATAGAAGAAAGCGCTTTAATTGTAAATGGTAAGCGAGTTCAACTTGTAAGTGACCGTGACCCATTGAAGTTACCATGGAAAGAAATGAACATTGATATCGTTATCGAGGCAACTGGAAAATTTAATGACCGCGAAAAAGCGGCATTGCATTTACAAGCTGGAGCTAAGAAAGTAATTTTGACTGCTCCTGGTAAAAATGAAGACGTAACAATCGTTATGGGTGTAAATGATAATCAATTGAATATTGAAAAACATGACATCATTTCAAATGCCAGCTGTACAACAAACTGTCTTGCGCCAGTTGCGAAAGTATTGAATGACACGTTTGGCATCGAAAACGGTCTTATGACGACTATCCATGCGTATACAAATGATCAAAAGAACTTAGATAATCCACATAAAGATTTACGTCGTGCCCGTGCATGTGCACAGTCTATCATCCCGACATCTACAGGAGCAGCGAAAGCATTGTCATTGGTTTTACCTGAATTGAAAGGTAAACTTCATGGTTTGTCTCTTCGCGTACCAACTCCAAATGTGTCATTAGTGGATCTTGTTGTAGATTTACAAACTGATGTGACGGCAGAAGAAGTAAATGCA from Paenisporosarcina sp. FSL H8-0542 encodes:
- the polA gene encoding DNA polymerase I; the protein is MSKNKVLLLDGNSLAYRAFFALPLLTNEHGIHTNSVYGFTMMLQKILDEEQPTHMLVAFDAGKTTFRHTTFGEYKGGRQKTPPELSEQFPYLRKLLSAYQIPQYELPMYEADDIIGTLSKQAEAKGEEVIIVSGDKDLTQLSSDSTTVYITRKGMTDIEKYTPEHILEKYGLTPDQIIDMKGLMGDASDNIPGVPGVGEKTAIKLLLEHHSVNGVYEGLDSVKGAKLKEKLVANEEQAKMSKVLATIETQAPITISLEDLSYNGPNMDEVIKIWQELAFKSLLEKTTYSQVEETKADISFMHLSEITTDQLSEEMAVHLELYDEQYHTADMLGVALVDDKNAFFMKVEDAFACESFRTWLADESKKKQLVDSKAALAAFHRNGVLLDGVEFDFVLAAYIVNPGITSDDVAVLSREFGYSEVLTNEQVYGKGAKKSVPSDAELGEHVVRKAMAVWKLRKVMDDQLKENEQYELYHDLELPLATILGKMESDGVKVDRQTLVDIGEDLAGKLTEIEQTIYHAAGENFNINSPKQLGVILFEKLGLPPLKKTKTGYSTAADVLEKLEGKHEVISHILLYRQLGKLQSTYIEGLLKEIHKDDGKIHTRYQQALTQTGRLSSTNPNLQNIPVRLEEGRKIRKAFVPSQPDWILFAADYSQIELRVLAHMSDDEELIEAFQNDLDIHTKTAMDVFHVEADAVTSDMRRAAKAVNFGIVYGISDYGLSQSLSISRKEAAEFIERYLESFPGVKTYMDEIVLEAKQKGFVTTILNRRRYLPDIISSNFNLRGFAERTAMNTPIQGSAADIIKKAMIDMADRLQKENLQAKMLLQVHDELIFEAPQEEIAILEKIVPEVMEHAIELKVPLKVDYAYGPTWYDTK
- the mutM gene encoding bifunctional DNA-formamidopyrimidine glycosylase/DNA-(apurinic or apyrimidinic site) lyase yields the protein MPELPEVEGVVNSLKPVATGKTIESVKLSAVLEVSRQAGKQAIVKGSELKHFKQALENAQITQIVRRSKYIYFHLLKDQQDLLLVNHLGMTGAWFYVQETADITEDKFRKHIHVVLTLDDGMLLVYADIRRFGEMRLLDSEDQFPPLLLMAPEPFAESALNHFIDMSSLSKYQNKSIKETIMDGQVISGCGNIYATEALFRMQIHPGRKVKRISQKRLILLFQTIVDVLNESISAGGSSISDYRNINGEAGAMQNRLSMYGKKQCPNCLIPTKQVVLGGRNSWYCPSCQR
- the coaE gene encoding dephospho-CoA kinase (Dephospho-CoA kinase (CoaE) performs the final step in coenzyme A biosynthesis.) produces the protein MIIGLTGSIASGKSTISAMLKEKGYPIIDADLVARVVVEPGTVTLSDIECIFGKGVMNEDGTLNREALGQLIFHDPAKRKQLNDLMHPAIRAEMLRQRDELFESGEETLIMDIPLLFESRLQHFVDKILVVSVKEEIQLQRLMQRNSLSEEEAKARIQSQLPLSEKENGADAVIYNNGSIEQSKVQLERILAEWDV
- a CDS encoding glyceraldehyde-3-phosphate dehydrogenase is translated as MSASIAINGFGRIGRMVFRQAILQDDLNVVAINASYPAETLAHLIKYDTNHGTFSGDIVIEESALIVNGKRVQLVSDRDPLKLPWKEMNIDIVIEATGKFNDREKAALHLQAGAKKVILTAPGKNEDVTIVMGVNDNQLNIEKHDIISNASCTTNCLAPVAKVLNDTFGIENGLMTTIHAYTNDQKNLDNPHKDLRRARACAQSIIPTSTGAAKALSLVLPELKGKLHGLSLRVPTPNVSLVDLVVDLQTDVTAEEVNAAFIEASKGSMKGVLGFTKEPLVSIDFNSNPHSAIIDGLTTMVMGTRKVKVLAWYDNEWGYSARVVDLTKKVGAALKDTVIA